The proteins below are encoded in one region of Mycobacterium pseudokansasii:
- a CDS encoding cutinase family protein has translation MGTSCGMNASRIVRLVGPAAAAAWVLSGTVLSASAIPSASAQSCPDVEVVFARGTGEPPGVGPTGQAFVDGLRSRLGARSISVYAVNYPASDQWDTGVDGIRDAGAHVVSTAGGCPSTKMVLGGYSQGAAVMGFVTSPAVPDGVDPATVPKPLAPEVANHVAAVVLFGPPNVRAMNFLGEPPVTIGPAYQGKTIKVCAPEDPVCSDGMNFAAHNTYADDGGMIGKGVDFAASRLGAGPGGPMTVASPGGGFGN, from the coding sequence GTGGGCACTTCCTGCGGCATGAATGCCTCGCGTATCGTTCGTCTCGTCGGTCCCGCGGCAGCCGCCGCATGGGTCCTTAGCGGTACTGTCCTGTCGGCTAGTGCCATCCCCTCCGCCTCCGCCCAGTCGTGCCCCGACGTCGAGGTCGTGTTCGCCCGCGGCACCGGCGAACCGCCCGGTGTCGGTCCCACCGGACAGGCCTTCGTCGACGGCCTGCGCTCCCGTCTGGGCGCACGCTCGATAAGCGTTTACGCGGTCAACTACCCCGCCAGCGACCAGTGGGACACCGGCGTCGACGGCATCCGCGACGCCGGCGCGCACGTCGTCTCCACCGCCGGCGGCTGCCCCAGCACCAAAATGGTGCTCGGCGGTTACTCCCAAGGCGCGGCCGTGATGGGCTTCGTCACCTCTCCGGCGGTGCCAGACGGGGTCGACCCGGCGACCGTGCCCAAACCGCTGGCACCCGAGGTCGCCAACCATGTTGCCGCCGTCGTGCTGTTCGGACCACCCAACGTTCGGGCCATGAACTTCCTCGGTGAGCCGCCGGTCACCATCGGCCCGGCCTACCAGGGCAAGACCATCAAGGTCTGCGCCCCCGAAGACCCGGTGTGCTCCGACGGAATGAACTTCGCCGCGCACAACACCTACGCCGACGACGGCGGCATGATCGGCAAGGGCGTCGACTTCGCCGCGAGCCGCCTGGGTGCAGGTCCCGGCGGACCCATGACCGTCGCGTCCCCAGGCGGCGGCTTCGGCAACTGA
- a CDS encoding DNA topoisomerase IB: MRLRRSVLSKPGIARKRRGRGFAYYGPDGELLADGQTLQRIKDLVIPPAWQKVWISPHPNGHIQAVGTDAAGRRQYLYHQAWQQERAEEKFDRVLELSKELSALRRRIAEDLGGRGLTRDRVLALALHLLDLGYFRAGGEQYADDNDSYGIATLRCEHVTVRRDAVAFDYPAKSGVRRTLDIDDAEVVRAVRSLTRRKPASDRFLSCRNGSGWADIRADDLNARFKELVGNDYSVKDLRTWHGTVLAAAAFADADPPASQRVTKRVEAAVMREVAEELGNTAAVARGSYVDPRVVTGYQQGMTIGAAVRRARRARRPAAAQQILEKATRMLVQRIAKGQGASGSQALARTA, from the coding sequence ATGCGGCTGCGTCGCAGCGTCCTGAGCAAACCCGGGATCGCCCGTAAACGGCGGGGTAGGGGCTTCGCCTACTACGGGCCGGACGGCGAGTTGCTGGCAGACGGCCAGACCCTGCAGCGAATCAAGGACCTGGTGATCCCGCCGGCGTGGCAGAAGGTGTGGATTTCGCCGCATCCCAACGGGCACATTCAGGCGGTCGGCACCGACGCGGCCGGACGTCGTCAGTACCTTTACCACCAGGCCTGGCAGCAGGAGCGTGCCGAGGAGAAGTTCGACCGCGTGCTGGAGCTGTCCAAAGAGCTGTCGGCGCTGCGGCGCCGGATCGCGGAGGACCTCGGGGGCCGTGGCCTGACCCGCGACCGGGTACTGGCGTTGGCGCTGCACCTGCTGGATCTGGGGTACTTCCGGGCCGGCGGTGAGCAGTATGCGGACGACAACGACTCCTACGGCATCGCCACCCTACGCTGCGAGCACGTGACGGTGCGCCGCGACGCGGTGGCCTTCGACTACCCCGCCAAGAGCGGGGTGCGGCGCACCCTGGACATCGATGACGCCGAAGTCGTCCGCGCGGTGCGTTCGCTGACCCGCCGAAAGCCGGCCTCGGACCGATTCCTGTCATGCCGCAACGGGTCTGGATGGGCAGACATTCGTGCCGACGACCTCAATGCGCGCTTCAAGGAGTTGGTCGGCAACGACTACAGCGTCAAGGACTTGCGGACCTGGCACGGCACCGTGCTGGCGGCAGCGGCGTTCGCCGACGCGGACCCGCCGGCGTCGCAACGCGTGACCAAGCGGGTCGAGGCGGCCGTGATGCGCGAGGTCGCCGAGGAACTGGGCAACACCGCGGCGGTGGCGCGCGGCTCCTACGTCGATCCCCGGGTGGTCACCGGTTACCAGCAGGGCATGACGATCGGCGCGGCGGTCCGCCGCGCGCGCCGCGCCCGCCGGCCCGCTGCCGCGCAGCAGATCCTGGAAAAGGCCACCCGGATGCTGGTGCAACGAATCGCCAAGGGGCAGGGCGCATCTGGATCGCAGGCATTGGCCAGAACAGCGTGA
- a CDS encoding helix-turn-helix transcriptional regulator, whose amino-acid sequence MTSVTEDTRCRARPQLRDAIHLDGKDRQEQQDGPAAVRHAHFHTADPVAAQRFFTNAYHPGWRISEFARGATITHRRRAADHLTVDDVAIQGRVDCEIRTSDRFVVIQPRSGSLIAVGDGSPNTDTPMLAVDGFPRLLRLNSVRFTVASIDAELLRQVAAGSHTPLPQQVEFLSSRPRTPMAARIWRDAFDYVTSSFASADTARHPILVTAAARLLAAALLECFPSNVTAGPSSANDPSVPKALQTAMSFIHRHAAMNIGVKDVAAVVHLTPRAVQYLFRQQLDTTPTEYLRRIRLHRAHQDLISGDRSVTTVSEIAQRWGFAHTGRFAVLYRQTYGESPHTALKRTAGG is encoded by the coding sequence ATGACAAGTGTTACCGAGGACACACGGTGCCGTGCCCGTCCGCAGCTGCGTGACGCGATCCACCTTGACGGCAAGGATCGCCAGGAGCAGCAGGACGGCCCGGCCGCGGTGCGCCACGCACACTTCCACACCGCCGACCCGGTTGCCGCCCAGAGATTCTTCACCAACGCCTATCACCCGGGCTGGCGAATCAGCGAGTTCGCCAGGGGAGCGACTATCACCCACCGCCGGCGTGCGGCCGACCACCTCACCGTCGACGACGTGGCGATCCAGGGCCGAGTCGACTGCGAAATCCGCACGAGCGACCGCTTTGTGGTGATCCAGCCGCGCTCGGGCTCGTTGATCGCGGTCGGCGATGGCTCTCCGAACACGGACACTCCGATGCTGGCCGTCGACGGATTTCCGCGTCTGTTGCGGCTGAACAGCGTCCGGTTCACCGTTGCCAGCATCGACGCCGAGCTGCTGCGGCAGGTCGCCGCGGGGTCACATACGCCGTTGCCGCAGCAGGTCGAGTTCCTCAGTTCCCGGCCGCGTACGCCGATGGCGGCCCGCATTTGGCGGGACGCATTCGACTACGTCACCAGCAGCTTCGCCTCCGCCGACACCGCCCGGCACCCGATCCTGGTCACCGCGGCCGCCCGACTGCTGGCCGCCGCGCTACTCGAGTGCTTTCCGTCCAACGTCACCGCGGGACCGTCGTCGGCCAACGACCCATCGGTCCCTAAGGCGTTGCAGACCGCGATGTCGTTCATTCATCGCCACGCCGCGATGAACATCGGGGTCAAGGATGTGGCGGCCGTGGTCCATCTGACGCCGCGGGCGGTGCAGTACCTGTTCCGCCAGCAGCTCGACACCACTCCCACCGAGTACCTCCGCCGGATCCGGCTGCATCGAGCCCATCAAGACCTGATCTCCGGCGACCGCTCGGTCACCACGGTCAGCGAAATCGCGCAGCGCTGGGGCTTCGCCCACACCGGCCGGTTCGCCGTGCTCTATCGCCAAACCTACGGCGAAAGTCCGCACACCGCGCTCAAGCGCACCGCCGGCGGGTAG
- a CDS encoding CheR family methyltransferase, translated as MNATTDESFEALLRYMRDSRGFDFTGYKRTSLMRRVRHRMDQAGYSGFDDYLDVLQASSDEFAALFNTILINVTAFFRDQESWDFVRADVIPRMLAERGPNDPVRVWSAGCAFGPEAYTLAMLLAEALGADEFRQRVKIYATDIDEDALAEARIAAYEAKAVEPVPPDLLARYFEQVNGRYVFRKDLRGAVIFGRNDLVKDAPISRVDLLVCRNTLMYLNAETQRNVLSRLHFALAPQGTLFLGHAEMLLSHGDRFTPLNLKNRIFRKAAGPHDVNRYDPAAALYDRQSDSSGLTTLRDLAFRAGPVAQIVVTGEDTVAMINQQAEKVFGLSAGDIGRLLRDLEVSYRPVELRAYLEQAKVERRPARIQDVKWQRPGADTVWFEIHVNPLIDAQNGLLGVSIVFFDVTATRALLDTVVATNRQLETAYEELQSTNEELETTNEELQSTVEELETTNEELQSTNEELETMNEELQSTNDELHTINDALRERTLELDDVQSLLDSLINSVRLGMVVVDRGMRVVVWNRGSEDLWGLRADEARGSELTTLDIGLPMENLRPLIGNAFVDPASFGETVLDAVNRRGRPARVRVTCTSFRSAGDLIGGALLLMEVVG; from the coding sequence ATGAACGCCACAACCGACGAGTCCTTCGAGGCCTTGTTGCGCTACATGCGGGATTCCCGCGGCTTCGACTTCACCGGTTACAAACGCACGTCGCTGATGCGCCGGGTCCGTCACCGGATGGATCAGGCCGGCTACTCCGGCTTCGACGACTACCTGGATGTCCTGCAGGCCAGCTCCGACGAATTCGCCGCCCTGTTCAACACCATCCTGATCAACGTGACCGCCTTCTTCCGCGACCAGGAGTCCTGGGATTTCGTGCGCGCCGACGTGATTCCGCGGATGCTGGCCGAGCGCGGTCCCAACGACCCGGTCCGGGTGTGGAGCGCCGGATGCGCTTTCGGGCCGGAGGCCTACACCCTGGCCATGCTGTTGGCCGAGGCGCTGGGCGCCGACGAGTTCCGGCAACGGGTCAAGATCTACGCCACCGACATCGACGAAGACGCACTCGCCGAGGCACGCATCGCCGCCTACGAGGCCAAGGCGGTCGAGCCGGTGCCGCCGGATCTGTTGGCCCGCTACTTCGAACAGGTCAACGGCCGCTACGTGTTTCGCAAGGATCTGCGTGGCGCCGTCATCTTCGGCCGCAACGACCTGGTCAAGGACGCGCCGATCTCCCGCGTCGACCTGCTGGTGTGCCGCAACACGCTGATGTACCTCAACGCCGAAACCCAGCGAAACGTGCTGAGCCGCTTGCATTTCGCGCTGGCACCGCAGGGCACCCTGTTCCTCGGGCACGCCGAGATGCTGCTGAGCCATGGCGATCGCTTCACCCCGCTGAACCTCAAGAACCGGATCTTCCGCAAGGCCGCCGGGCCGCACGACGTCAACCGCTACGACCCGGCGGCGGCGCTGTACGACCGCCAGAGCGACTCGTCGGGCCTGACTACGTTGCGGGACTTAGCTTTTCGCGCCGGCCCGGTGGCCCAGATAGTGGTCACCGGGGAGGACACCGTCGCCATGATCAACCAGCAGGCCGAGAAGGTGTTCGGCCTTTCGGCCGGCGACATCGGGCGGCTGCTGCGCGACCTGGAAGTGTCCTACCGGCCCGTCGAGCTGCGCGCCTACCTGGAGCAGGCCAAGGTGGAGCGCCGTCCAGCGCGGATCCAAGACGTCAAATGGCAGCGGCCGGGCGCCGACACGGTGTGGTTCGAGATCCACGTCAACCCGCTCATCGACGCCCAGAACGGCCTGCTCGGGGTCTCGATCGTGTTCTTCGACGTCACCGCGACCCGCGCGCTGCTCGACACGGTCGTCGCGACCAACCGGCAGCTGGAGACGGCCTACGAGGAGCTGCAATCGACCAACGAGGAGCTGGAGACCACCAACGAGGAACTGCAGTCGACGGTGGAGGAGCTCGAGACCACCAACGAGGAACTGCAGTCCACCAACGAAGAACTCGAAACCATGAACGAGGAGCTGCAGTCCACCAACGACGAGCTGCACACCATCAACGACGCCCTGCGCGAACGCACTCTCGAGCTGGATGACGTGCAGAGTTTGCTGGACTCGCTGATCAACTCGGTCCGGCTGGGCATGGTCGTGGTGGACCGGGGGATGCGGGTGGTGGTGTGGAACCGCGGCAGCGAGGACTTGTGGGGGTTGCGCGCCGACGAGGCGAGGGGCTCAGAGTTGACCACGCTGGATATCGGGCTGCCGATGGAGAACCTGCGGCCATTGATCGGCAACGCCTTCGTAGACCCCGCCAGCTTCGGTGAAACGGTGCTCGATGCGGTCAACCGCCGCGGCCGCCCGGCTCGGGTACGCGTCACCTGCACCTCCTTCCGCTCGGCCGGGGACCTCATCGGCGGGGCCCTGCTGCTGATGGAGGTCGTCGGCTGA
- a CDS encoding DUF6328 family protein produces MDVDHPERDQHWDQRRRGETELQRLDRNWNSLLQELRVVQTGVQLLTGFLLTLPFQQRFDTLTLHGVYLATVGCSVAATVLLIAPVGMHRLLFRRHRLVVLVSAAHRCAYAGLVLLGLALTGVTVIIFDAVSGATAGIIAGGCALALFAVFWVLVPLLLRTRDVRLPDY; encoded by the coding sequence ATGGATGTCGACCATCCGGAACGGGACCAGCATTGGGACCAGCGCAGGCGCGGAGAGACCGAACTCCAACGGCTCGACCGCAATTGGAACAGCCTGTTGCAGGAGCTGCGGGTGGTCCAGACCGGTGTTCAGCTGCTCACCGGGTTCCTGCTGACGCTGCCGTTCCAGCAGCGCTTCGACACATTGACCCTGCACGGTGTGTATCTGGCCACGGTGGGATGTTCGGTGGCCGCGACGGTGCTGCTGATCGCCCCGGTGGGTATGCACCGGCTGCTGTTCCGGCGGCACCGCCTGGTGGTGCTGGTGTCGGCGGCGCACCGGTGCGCCTACGCCGGTTTGGTGCTGCTCGGGCTGGCCTTGACCGGGGTGACGGTCATCATCTTCGACGCGGTGTCCGGGGCAACCGCCGGCATCATCGCCGGGGGCTGCGCTTTGGCGCTGTTCGCGGTTTTCTGGGTGCTGGTTCCGCTCTTGTTGCGCACCCGCGACGTGCGCCTGCCGGACTACTGA
- a CDS encoding chemotaxis protein CheB, whose product MQETGEHGNLRGVVAVGASAGGVQALRSLASGLSPDLPYAYLVTLHLPPRAPSVLARILDRSGPLPAVPAEHGAALQQGHIYVATPDRHLLVSEHRVVLSQGPTENGHRPAINALFRSAALAFGPRAIGVLLSGVLDDGVLGLAAIRSRGGTTIGQTAGDALFPSMPTNARLAGLLDREAAAADIGAVLKELSHRQSKEPTMEPDAALELENRIAMAAPFSTDFDTRELGAVSGYTCPDCHGSLVLIGESHYRCQVGHAWTADALLAARDGEIEGALWVALRSLQEKARLARTLAAKAGQGPLFQRYLAQAEETERALAVLHQRLSAGGSHRGDNGDPG is encoded by the coding sequence ATGCAGGAAACCGGCGAACACGGCAACCTGCGCGGCGTGGTGGCGGTCGGCGCCTCGGCGGGCGGTGTCCAAGCGCTGCGCAGTCTCGCGTCTGGCCTGTCGCCCGACCTGCCCTACGCCTACCTGGTGACCCTGCATCTGCCGCCGCGCGCACCCAGCGTGCTGGCGCGGATCCTGGATCGCAGTGGACCCCTACCGGCCGTGCCCGCCGAGCACGGCGCTGCGCTGCAGCAGGGACACATCTATGTGGCCACGCCGGATCGTCATCTGCTGGTGAGCGAGCATCGGGTGGTGCTGTCGCAAGGGCCGACCGAAAACGGGCATCGCCCGGCGATCAACGCATTGTTTCGATCGGCGGCGCTGGCCTTCGGGCCGCGTGCCATCGGGGTGCTGTTGTCCGGGGTGCTCGACGACGGCGTGCTGGGGCTCGCGGCGATCCGCTCCCGCGGCGGCACCACCATCGGCCAAACAGCCGGGGATGCCCTGTTTCCGTCGATGCCGACCAATGCAAGACTTGCCGGCTTGCTGGACCGTGAGGCCGCGGCCGCCGACATCGGCGCGGTCCTCAAAGAGCTGTCGCACCGGCAGAGCAAGGAGCCCACCATGGAGCCCGACGCCGCACTGGAGCTCGAGAACCGCATTGCCATGGCCGCACCTTTCTCCACCGACTTCGACACCCGGGAATTGGGCGCCGTGTCGGGCTACACCTGCCCGGACTGCCACGGATCACTGGTCTTGATCGGTGAGAGCCACTATCGCTGCCAGGTCGGCCACGCCTGGACGGCCGACGCCCTGCTGGCCGCTCGGGACGGCGAGATCGAGGGCGCGCTGTGGGTGGCGCTGCGCAGCCTGCAGGAGAAGGCCCGACTGGCGCGGACCCTGGCCGCCAAGGCCGGTCAGGGTCCGCTTTTTCAGCGCTACCTGGCCCAGGCCGAGGAGACCGAGCGGGCACTGGCCGTGCTGCACCAGCGGTTGTCGGCGGGCGGTTCCCACCGCGGTGACAATGGCGACCCCGGGTGA
- a CDS encoding glycosyltransferase, producing MKIAIVCGDDVGADPCGPECGGAVAGDCGQLCAGLAAHGHDVTAFVRRRLAFSDIATERGYRTVAVTAGPVAAIPPAQVLPYLGDWAAELAAVWSADPPDVVHALGWLGGLAAQLAAKRQRLPTVQSFYDLTTPTQPDRAGRHPDGSERARLEPLLVRNATWVTAGSSDDVGALARLRRTRARLSVLSAGVDVEHFTPVGPALARTDLHRIVSVAPDPSPDSGFDTTIRALPTIPAAELVIAESAAAGSRHREARRALENLAAELRVSNRVRVAGPVAADELPALLRSADVVACTPRQAPRAGAALQAMASGVAVVAVSTGALADTVVHSVTGLLVPPDNPRELAIALKTLQGQTFQCAGMGAAGRLRAVSRFTWDRIALDALNIYRQLSSPVEQQPVANAR from the coding sequence ATGAAGATCGCGATCGTCTGCGGTGACGACGTCGGCGCTGACCCGTGCGGCCCCGAGTGCGGTGGGGCCGTTGCCGGCGACTGCGGGCAGCTTTGTGCCGGGTTGGCGGCACACGGGCACGACGTCACCGCCTTCGTACGCCGCCGGTTGGCCTTCTCGGACATCGCGACCGAGCGGGGCTATCGGACCGTTGCGGTAACCGCCGGCCCGGTCGCCGCGATTCCGCCGGCACAGGTGTTGCCCTATCTGGGCGACTGGGCCGCCGAACTGGCCGCTGTGTGGTCGGCGGATCCGCCCGACGTCGTTCATGCCCTCGGATGGCTGGGGGGCCTGGCGGCCCAGCTGGCGGCGAAACGTCAACGCCTGCCGACCGTCCAGAGCTTCTATGACCTGACCACCCCGACGCAGCCGGACCGAGCCGGTCGCCATCCCGATGGCTCCGAACGCGCCCGGCTCGAACCGCTGCTGGTTCGCAACGCGACCTGGGTCACCGCGGGCAGCAGCGACGACGTCGGCGCGCTGGCCCGGCTGCGCCGCACCCGTGCGCGGTTGTCGGTCTTGTCGGCCGGAGTCGACGTCGAACACTTCACTCCCGTGGGTCCGGCACTCGCCCGCACGGACCTGCATCGCATCGTCAGCGTCGCACCAGATCCCTCGCCGGACAGCGGCTTCGACACGACGATCCGCGCCCTTCCCACAATTCCCGCGGCGGAACTCGTCATCGCCGAAAGCGCCGCAGCCGGCTCCCGGCACCGGGAGGCTCGGCGCGCCTTGGAAAACCTCGCCGCAGAGCTGCGGGTGAGTAACCGGGTCCGCGTCGCCGGCCCGGTCGCGGCCGACGAACTGCCGGCGCTGCTGCGATCGGCGGACGTGGTCGCGTGCACGCCCCGGCAGGCACCGCGGGCCGGCGCCGCGCTGCAGGCCATGGCCAGCGGCGTCGCCGTGGTGGCGGTGTCCACCGGCGCCCTGGCCGACACCGTGGTGCACTCGGTCACCGGATTACTGGTACCGCCCGACAACCCCAGAGAGTTGGCAATCGCTTTGAAAACCCTGCAAGGACAAACCTTTCAGTGTGCGGGAATGGGAGCCGCGGGGCGGTTGCGTGCCGTGTCGCGGTTCACGTGGGACCGCATCGCGCTCGACGCGCTGAACATCTATCGTCAGCTGAGCTCGCCGGTCGAACAGCAACCTGTGGCAAACGCCCGATAG
- a CDS encoding SDR family NAD(P)-dependent oxidoreductase, whose protein sequence is MTGNDRVIPIRPAAYSDPRGRARKPHQRGDNSSGGLALVTGASSGVGYAFATQFARRGYDLVVADSCDDIHTAADALSGLGTNVRPIQVDARLAERPDVLYRRVLAARQPVVAAALNSPVDRYDLDDSLEDVLQEMVAGIGQTMRLARLLAEGMVVHGRGGIILTVSPAGAASDHSDHHVAVYRATAAFLRDFAQTLQDELGQTGVRVTTLLPEPVGSGSSRMRRAVARVDVALDHLSQLAGAAWHPRILAELARRLIRDDVKSLVRQIISPSEEAV, encoded by the coding sequence ATGACAGGGAATGACAGGGTCATACCCATTCGCCCGGCTGCATACAGTGACCCGCGCGGGCGGGCCCGAAAACCGCACCAGCGCGGCGACAACTCGTCCGGCGGGTTGGCTCTGGTCACCGGCGCCAGCAGCGGCGTGGGTTACGCCTTTGCCACCCAGTTCGCCCGGCGCGGATACGACCTGGTCGTCGCCGACTCCTGCGACGACATCCACACCGCAGCGGACGCTCTCAGCGGGCTGGGTACCAACGTTCGGCCGATTCAGGTCGACGCGCGGCTCGCCGAGCGGCCCGATGTGCTGTACCGGCGCGTGCTGGCCGCCCGGCAGCCCGTGGTGGCGGCCGCGCTGAACTCACCGGTGGACCGCTACGACCTGGACGACAGCCTGGAAGACGTGCTGCAGGAGATGGTGGCAGGCATCGGTCAGACGATGCGGCTGGCTCGGCTGCTGGCCGAGGGGATGGTCGTGCACGGCCGCGGCGGCATCATCTTGACCGTGTCGCCGGCCGGAGCCGCATCGGACCACTCGGACCACCATGTGGCCGTGTACCGGGCCACCGCGGCTTTTCTCAGAGACTTCGCCCAGACGCTGCAAGACGAGTTGGGCCAGACCGGGGTGCGGGTTACCACTTTGCTGCCGGAACCGGTCGGTTCCGGCAGTTCCCGGATGCGCCGCGCGGTGGCCAGGGTGGATGTGGCGCTCGACCACCTCAGCCAGCTGGCCGGCGCCGCGTGGCATCCGCGCATCCTGGCGGAACTGGCGCGCCGGCTGATCCGCGATGACGTGAAATCGCTTGTACGCCAGATCATCTCACCGTCCGAAGAAGCGGTGTGA
- a CDS encoding glycosyltransferase family 2 protein encodes MAVPSASRPRTSFVIATRDRADELCTVLERLLDTTGCPIVLVDNASRDHSVAAAGRVASRSGGRLTVIPLIRNQGAVARNVGVAHCDTPFVAFCDGDSWWAPEAVEFAEVLFDGYPSVALLAGRTVVWPQHRDDPLVDQLANSPLGRRAALPGPSILGFQACSALVRRVAFQAVGGFSPLLHFRGEEALLAWDLAAQGWDLCFCRALVSYHQPSAARKPGRVQHARVLRNEMLTACLRRPVDRCIRASAELAWAAAHDTAHAAALFEALSVLPKALRERRRLPEPVERSLRLLETR; translated from the coding sequence ATGGCGGTCCCTTCTGCAAGCCGGCCCCGGACTTCTTTCGTCATCGCGACGCGCGATCGGGCCGACGAGCTGTGCACCGTCCTGGAACGTCTGCTCGACACCACCGGCTGCCCGATAGTATTGGTGGACAACGCATCCCGCGACCACTCGGTGGCCGCCGCCGGCCGCGTCGCGTCCCGCTCCGGCGGTCGGTTGACCGTCATACCGCTGATCCGTAACCAGGGCGCGGTGGCCCGCAACGTCGGTGTGGCACATTGCGACACACCGTTTGTCGCGTTCTGCGACGGCGATTCCTGGTGGGCGCCCGAGGCCGTCGAGTTCGCCGAGGTGCTGTTCGACGGATATCCCAGCGTCGCGCTGTTGGCCGGCCGTACTGTCGTCTGGCCGCAGCACCGTGACGATCCGCTGGTCGACCAACTCGCCAACAGTCCGCTGGGTCGCCGCGCGGCGTTGCCCGGGCCGTCCATTCTGGGGTTCCAGGCCTGCTCGGCGCTGGTGCGCAGGGTGGCGTTCCAGGCGGTCGGCGGATTCAGCCCGCTGCTGCACTTCCGGGGCGAAGAGGCGCTACTGGCCTGGGATCTGGCCGCGCAGGGTTGGGATCTGTGCTTCTGCCGTGCGCTGGTGTCTTACCACCAGCCGTCCGCGGCGCGAAAACCGGGCCGCGTCCAGCACGCCCGCGTGCTGCGCAACGAAATGCTCACCGCATGCCTGCGCCGGCCGGTAGACCGGTGCATCCGCGCCTCGGCTGAGCTGGCCTGGGCCGCCGCGCACGACACCGCCCACGCCGCAGCGTTGTTCGAGGCGCTCAGTGTGCTGCCGAAGGCGCTGCGGGAGCGGCGCCGGCTGCCCGAGCCGGTCGAGCGATCGCTGCGGCTACTCGAAACACGTTGA
- a CDS encoding heme-binding protein has translation MKFSSIVARRRVAGLSAGCLLGGLAVGIAGAPAAAAAPDCSPEGVHATVSSVTGSAQQYLAAHPGANQVVMAAYGQPHGEAAADIRNYFTAHPDEYYDLRGILAPIGDTERQCNVTALPPHLETAYHEFMAG, from the coding sequence ATGAAATTCAGCAGTATCGTCGCGCGTCGGCGCGTTGCCGGCCTCAGCGCCGGTTGCCTGCTCGGGGGGCTGGCCGTCGGGATCGCCGGTGCGCCGGCGGCGGCGGCCGCACCCGATTGCAGTCCGGAAGGCGTCCACGCCACCGTCTCGTCGGTGACCGGCTCGGCGCAGCAGTACCTTGCCGCACATCCGGGTGCCAACCAGGTGGTCATGGCCGCCTACGGGCAGCCGCATGGGGAGGCGGCCGCCGACATTCGCAACTACTTCACCGCGCACCCCGACGAGTACTACGACCTGCGCGGGATTCTGGCGCCGATCGGCGACACCGAGCGCCAGTGCAATGTGACGGCCCTGCCGCCGCATCTGGAGACGGCCTACCACGAGTTCATGGCGGGCTGA
- a CDS encoding STAS domain-containing protein: protein MTEHDRHVVVGMQRVHDTVVLVVEGVLDSLTYRGLRDAVIKAALEEPRAVIVDVNRLSVPSASAWSVFTSARWHVSTWPDVPILLACADQQTRRVITSVGVARYVPAHPTRESAIGAVADVSLHGRRRSRAQLPPTAVSVRVARSLIQAWLTAWARSDLAAVAATVATVLVENVLAHTDSAPVLVLENYRDTVTVAVEDNSHRPAVRHEVAGCGAEMLSGLSIVAALCRAWGSTPTSSGKTVWALLGPECGLGRRE from the coding sequence ATGACTGAGCACGACCGGCACGTGGTGGTCGGCATGCAGCGGGTGCACGACACGGTGGTCCTGGTGGTCGAGGGCGTGCTCGACAGCCTGACCTATCGCGGGCTGCGCGACGCCGTGATCAAGGCGGCGCTGGAAGAACCGCGCGCGGTGATCGTCGACGTGAACCGCCTGTCGGTGCCGTCGGCCTCCGCCTGGTCGGTGTTCACCAGTGCCCGGTGGCACGTCAGCACCTGGCCGGACGTGCCCATCCTGCTGGCCTGCGCGGACCAGCAGACGCGGCGGGTGATCACCAGCGTCGGGGTGGCGCGATACGTGCCGGCGCATCCGACCCGGGAGTCGGCGATCGGCGCGGTGGCCGACGTGTCGCTGCACGGCCGGCGGCGGAGCCGCGCCCAGCTTCCGCCGACCGCGGTCAGCGTCCGGGTGGCCCGTTCACTGATTCAGGCGTGGCTGACCGCATGGGCCAGAAGCGATCTCGCCGCCGTCGCCGCCACCGTGGCCACGGTGCTGGTCGAAAACGTGCTCGCGCACACCGACAGCGCGCCGGTACTGGTGCTGGAGAACTACCGGGACACCGTCACCGTGGCGGTGGAGGACAACAGCCATCGTCCCGCGGTGCGACACGAAGTCGCCGGGTGCGGCGCCGAAATGCTGTCCGGCCTGTCCATCGTCGCCGCGCTCTGCCGCGCCTGGGGCAGCACACCGACCTCCTCGGGCAAGACGGTGTGGGCGCTCCTCGGCCCCGAATGCGGGCTTGGACGTCGCGAGTAG